In the genome of Sander lucioperca isolate FBNREF2018 chromosome 18, SLUC_FBN_1.2, whole genome shotgun sequence, the window TCATCCATATTGTTCCCTGTTTTAAAGCAGCGATACAGTATGTTACTACCCAGATTCAAAGAATGTTTATTTCTATTAAGATTGTAAAATGTAACACAGAGTTGGGGAACTACGTCATGCGCTTTGTATAATATTTTGTCCCTTGTGAAGGACAGTTCACCCTTTGCCATTTCCCTGATTAATCGTAGTCGTCATGTTGACAAATTTAAGTGCTGATCCAAATTTGGATTACATTCACACACTAAATTCTCTTGATTGTAACCTCTAAGATAAATATGGAGGATTTAGGCTGCAGTTTGTCAAAACGAAAAACTGACACAGTGTTTGACGAAGATTTCTGCACTCAAAGACTAAAGAGGGTAATAAAAAACAGATGTTATCGCTTATCTATATCATATTTAAGATTCTAAATTTGAAATTTCATTTCTTATTGTAATTAATTTCTTAAGTGACCTTATTGCCATCATGTTTGTCCATGCACACTAGGCTCAATGTGAGCTATCGTGCTTTGTGATATTTTAACCAGATGTTATTTCCCCCCTCCTCCTATAATACTTAACATCCCCTCACgtttgtacattttgtacatAGTTGTTTTCCGGTTGCTGatttcaatttgtttttatcttttgtttttttttattacgtaTGAGATGTACAAATATAATTCTTTGCTAATATATATCATCAAATTAGGAAAACAAATCTTAGGTTAAAAATTACAAATCAAGTGACAAATTTGATTCAAAACTTGTTTTGAGCATTAGATGTAGGGAGACTCAAAGTCGACTACTTTATCGTACTGATTTATTTGTGTCAAGTGAATCCAGATTGAAAGTAATGGGATTTTAAAAGGGCCTATGGACAGCTTTAAGATGAAGAACGGTCTCAACTTCACTGCACAGCCCTACctggtgttgtttttttgcttctGTTTCCTTTTGTAAGACTTTACAAAGAGGGATTGTTGGTGTTTTCTGATGGTGCTAAACATTTTATCTaaacaagaaaaatatatttgattGGAAAAGGAATAATGTCTTGACAATGACTGTTTTTAAGTTCCTTGTAGTAACGGAAAAGAACTATTATTTCActcatataaatatattaacaaAGGCATTTTAACTTTGTACTTGAAAAAATAAGGATAACAAATAATGAAAGGTTTCCTATATTGTTTTAGACTAGAGATTGCTGTAGTTGGTGCTTATCTGTGGGAAAAttgtgtgagaaaaaaaaaaaaaaaacggtaatAACTTTTACTGTAGCATAATGTATGCTTAATACACATTGCTTCTTAATCCTACATTCCATGCCGTAATATTCTCCATGtctgttttcaaaatgttgttttgaattaaggtttgtttttttatcggAAAACAAGATTTGAGTTTTACTGTTCAAGGCAGGTCAATAATTCTATATTCGGTGATACTGTTGACACTGTGTGACTTTCTTTCTGTCATAACTGTTAATGGCCTATACGCTTTTCCTCAAGACCAGTTCGTACAGCAAATGTAGCAGTCATTCTCCACTTCGACCGCCCCTTCCCCATACTTAAGTTTAGTGTCCAGAGAGAAGATAGAGTATGTACTTGTGCTGGAGAACACTTgaataaatgtattgtttttgtgCAAACATCTGCCAccatatgtcattttttttttttaaccatatttaataaaatgcaCCTGACCCTTTGAATTAAAGCCCCTGAAAATGTGGTTTCCAATCTCAAAACATTTCTCTGTAATCAAATATTCATTATTAAATCAGTCCCACAATCAAAGTTAAAGTTTTTGGGGGGGATAAAAAAATAACCAAGAAATGTCATCAGATTTGGATTCAGATGTTGCTAAATTCTGATTGGTGTACAGAAATATGtgacatcacttttttcaacgtcaAGCCAGTGAGAAGAGCacaggaaaaataaaataataaaatattttgtaaaaaaaaaaaaaaaaaaactgttcagaAATTTAGCAGATAATTGTGGGTCATTTAGGACCCTGTCGCTCATAAAGAAGCcgagaaaaaaaggttttcaggGTCTTTAATTGTACAATTAGTCAATTAACGGTAAAACGGTGTGCCGGTGTACCGGTGTACTGTGTATTACAGTCACAGGTGCTTTGAATTAATTATCACATGTTTAAGATAAACTAATAGTCATTATGCCATGTTAGTAGTAAAATCACAGGTgtgaataatacatttaatcTGCATATGGGAAGCATTAAGGCACTGGAAGGGATGTCTTCAAAAACTAAACACCACAAGAACTGAAGAGCTAGTTAACCCAAAATAatgatttgtttgattttataTAACATGTTTCTATTGTTCCAGAGAAAAATGTATGTAGGCATATAAATAACGTTGCAACTGTAATGTTGCAGTAACGTCTTTACAACGTCACAGATGAAACTCACAATCACGACGTTGCAGggacataggcctactgtatttGATGATACCATAAATGTACAATTATCTATTGTACAGCTTCACTCTGCTGTTATCTTTATGTCACCCTTATTATAATACAGTCTATGGGCACCCCTTTCTTCTGATAGTGGTACAGCCTCTCACAGTGGATACGCCTTACGCCCAAAGTAATTGGTTGCTAAGGTGACCAAGCCTTCACTCGGCGCTGCTGATTGGAGCGTCGCACCGTCTCACGGCCGATGCTGCAAGCTGCATCAAATTAACCACACAAAGATAGAATGGTACCGGAAGACAAGCGATTagcctacaaaataaaagcagaaaaaaaatgtgtccaaAGTGAGTCCCAGTACTTGTAGTAACACTTGTAAGACTacactaatgtacagtatatgttgaTTAGTGTTGCCAATGTAATGCTCtcattctttaacaaaaaaataaagaagacAGGTAAGCCACTGTAATATTAGTTTCAGACAATATGCAATTTAAACTAAATGATTTAGATTAATTTCTTGTAATTGCTGGAAATGCATATTTGTGTACGAGAGtacatttgcatacattttaaCTGAGTGCTACAAATACATATAATTGTAGGAGTCTATTATTGCTAACAATATATCTTAAGAATCGTATAATTTATGACTTTAGTATCATGtaagaatatacagtatgaggcAGTAGCAAAACGTTTTCCCAATCCAATATTTGCAGCCTACTGGACCAATGTAGGGTATTTTCTTGCCTGGTGCATGATGGGGAGGTATTTGCATATGGTGCTGGTAGTAAAAGCTGTAAAAATTGCATATGGGGGgaaattaatttttatttcatgCAGATTGCTTCTTGAATGCCGTTCAGTCAAAGTCTGGTTGAAGACCTCTGAATTGCCATTCACATtaaaagagagtgaatgaataaaaattaaaaaaaataataataaaaagtcttTTAATCTGATTATCATGCACGTTTTATCACAGTTATACTTTGCAAAGGTAACAATctgggttttattttgaaagcaaaACCGGATGTCTTACTTGTATCTCCTTCGCTGACTTGACGTTAATGATGCTGCGGTCTGCTGGTCCCGGACCGGCCAGGAAGGCATCCATCTGGTGTGTGTATCTCCCTGGGAAGTGCCATCCACGACTGTGTTGCATTCTGTTCCTGTAAGAAAGTAAGCAGAGAGCCgagtggagcagcagcagcagcagcaggcccaTAGAGGAGGTATGTGCTCCACACCAGCATTATTCTGACTAGTTGGCTGCAATGGGTatatcttctctcctcctggAGCCTGGGGACTTATTTTTCCCATGCCCCCTGGCTTACACGTCTTGGTGTCTGCCCTGTCTGCTTTCCTGCCACCCTCCCAGAATCTATACACACCCTGAAGTACAACTACACCTAACAGTAGGACTGTGTTATTATAGTGTGAAGTCACTTTGCGCCGTTAGATAGCAAGCTTGTCTTCAttgtggaggagggagaggagggtcTAGTGCGGACTGGGAGTTGGGAAGGCGGTTTCTAGCTCGCTAATGAACGCTGTGCAGCCGATCATGCCGGATGGAGACCGGTTTCTTTGTGTCAAGTCGCACAAGTGGAAGTGTCATCATTCCACTGCGATCACACATTTGCAGTAAAATTACATTATTTGCCTAGATAATTATTCCGTGTGATACTAATTGACATATACAGCTATTGCGTTTGATTTGTAGCAGGGATTTAATAGATTTAATGGacaaatcaaataaatatagaCATTTGAGCAAATACCAGGGCCTATCGTTTTATAATTATAGCCTACTATAAAGTGAACATTTATACTAGCCTATAGTTGCATATTTAATCTGTAATCGATTTATGTCTTTATACAGGTAACATAAGCTCACCTGTTTATTATTGACATATTGGCGTCAACTTACAGTATAGGCCCTGCAAAATAATAACTTTACTATAGCCTGTAGCTGCTTCTAGGCTTTGGGGAACACAGGAAATAATGCATGAGTGCTTCACCTTCTAAATGGTAGCCTGGTAGTATTAATGCCTATCCTAACCCATCCACCCCATTATCACATCAGATCTGTATATGTGAAGGAGTCCATGCCATGCAGTAAAGTAGCCGCACCCTCATACGCATCCTGCACGCACGCAAGCACGCAggatggagacacacacacacacacacacacacacacacacacacacacaccattattATTACAGTGGTGTAAAAGGAAAGGGAGGAGATCTTGGAGATTGTgtcttttgtgtctttgttaTTGATGAATAGATTATCATCACTGGCAATGATCACACCCAGTTTATTATAACTAATAATTAGGAAATTAATTTTGTATGATTGTTCCTGtaattgttttgtgttgtttggaATGAAGTAGAGAGTAGAGCAACTATTGTGGTTGTGACAGAGTTGTAGCCAAAATTGTAGAAATACTAAGATCATGAGACCCCCAACGCACCCTCACTAAATTTGGAcctagatatacatatatatattctgcaaatgcaaatgtaatttAGCAACATAAAGGTGTAAGTGCTGTTTCAACTCTCCATGCTGCCAGGAATAAAATTCCAGATGATGAATCCATTATTCCTTTCCTTTTGTGGTCCAAAAGTCATCCAATTTAAATCTACTGAGTCAAAAAATACTGGAATCAGTCTATAACATACCCACCATGTGAACGTTATTAATTGTAAAATGTAAACCAAGTAACCAAAAACCAAAAACCCAAATTCCCAGAAACAATATTAAGGACATGACTTCATAGTTTGTAGTGGTAGCTACAGCCGTGGTTGTGACCCCTTAGTACAAAGCCAAATCTActtgtgacccccccccccccccccaatcacACGTTCTTCAATCCAAACAGTGATTTTACCTTTAACGTTCTTTCATTAGAAGTAGATGCGGAAGAGGTAACAGTAGTATTTTGCaagaaaagaggagagaaaagtcCCAAACAATAAACCAAATGCTGTGTAGTAGAAATCATCTGACAAGCCCTTAGATTCACCTCGTGATGCCTTTTGGGGGTACTGATCCCCAGGTTGGGAAGCACTGGGTTAGAGTAGAGCTATTTGGCATGGATGTAGCGGAAGTGAACGCACCTCAACCTTCGTAGCTCATAATTTTCAGCCACTATGATTCTTTCTGTATAGCTTCTCAGTGAGGGAACATCATTGTAAGTGGCTTTATGCTGCTCTAGTTCTTTCAAAAGAATGACTTTATTGACCCTTGTCTGCCTTATTGTGATCCACAACTGGACTCAGCATCTTTCTATTCACCAGTGCATCAGTGTAAACTGGGACGTCAGGTCACAGGCGGTGACTGACACAGCCTACTCAGTCTTGTAGCTGATGTAAGTCACAGCCTGACGGACTGGTCACAGGACAGCATCACTGATTATTGTCTCTGCTAGTCTTACTACACTGTCTCAGCTCAGGATGAGGTACTGTAAAAAGTTCTCTTTCTCAAGTTTCTTGTAGAAACACTTGCTGTCGCTGTAACTTCTCTTCTGCTTTTTGTGGTTTAGTGGTTTTAGATTTAGTCAGTTTATCACAGTTTTAGCAGCTgctcacaataaaaaaataacaggattaaaaaacatctttttttccctttctcttCCTTACAGAGCCATAGCCATGTCTTCCAGCTCAGCAATGGTGCGGATCCTGATAAAGGGCGGCAAGGTGGTGAACGACGACTGCACCCAGGAGGCCGACGTCTACATTGAGAATGGCATCATCCAGCAGGTGGGGAAGGAGCTGATGATCCCAGGTGGAGCCAAAGTGATCGACGCCTCGGGAAAACTAGTCCTCCCCGGGGGTATTGACACCAGCGTCCACCTGGAGGAGAGCTTCATGAATGCCACCACGGCAGATGACTTCTACAGCGGTACCAAGGTAACGTCGGGCTGGAAAAACAGAAGCGAGAAGGGCTTAGATTGGAAGTAGGGCAACTGGCATTGTCCTAATTGTACAGTAGAACAGAGCAAAAGCAACACTTAATGTCACAGCATGTTTTACAGTCAAAGCATGAAATAAGAACCGTGTTTCTGCAGATTTAGATTCTGAAACTTGGTTTTCTAGTTCTAGTTCTTTTTTTTGGGCTAAATTTAACTCGACTCTCTTGGATATCCCTCTAATTTTGATAATGCTTGTGATCACAAATGTGTTGTTCTCTCTTTTAGATAGAGATCGATGAAAGCTTTCCACTGATGCTAATTTTAGCCGAGATGTCAGAGATGCttctttagtttgtttttgatgAGATGAGGCAGCTTTCTTAATATTACTCTTGCTGTCAAAGTAAAAATGATACAGTTAGAACATAATGTAAACACTGCAatagtaaaataatattaaatataaagcATGAAGATGGAATGCAAACAGCAtgttaaaagttatttaaaCTAGGAAGATGATGGTGACAGTTTGAACACTAAGAAAGCTGTATTGCTTGGCGGTATGGTCAGTTTTATAGTAGTTACATACTTACAGGCATCAATCTTGGAGGTAGAGCCCCAAccattagttgattaatcaatgAGTATATGGACAGAAAGTGAATCATAGAAGAAGTTAATCATACAGTATCTTGATAATGGATCAgttgtttaagtcatttttaagCAAACATAGTAAGACATTCTCTGGTtgtcagcttctcaaatgtgaagattttctGGCTTTCCTACTTTTCTATGAATGTAcactaaatatctttgagttttggactgttggttggacaaaacaagacatttgaagacatcaccttggactcAGATCTGTAGGTTGTTGAATGCTCCTCAGAGAGCCAGATGTCACACATTAGAAGTAGTAATCATAAACCAGATAAACAGCTGACAGAAGCAGGATAATCGCTTAAAAACATGCATAGAAAATAGTAAAGAAGCATTTAAATACAGTATAACAACAAGCTGGAAGCTAAAACAACACGTGTAAACCAGATGTGACTTCTGATAGACATCTTTCGCAAATTTCCGACATTATACAGACTAAATGATTGATCAGTtagtcaagaaaataatcagcagatttaaagatttaaaactGGAAATCTGGAAGTGTCCCAAGGTTGCAGAGTTTCACCAACATTACACGAAGATGATTTGGCACTTTGCTGTTGGCGAGGGATAGCCTATTCTGCTTCAGGGCACCATGATGACTCATCAGTCTGGAGTGCTTTGAGATGATGGAGTATGAGAGATGACGGAGGCTGGGTTTAAGTTCTTTTAGAAACTGGACAGACAGACCGCGGCTGCCGGTAGACGCTGGTGACAGACACTGTTCTCCACTGTTCTCTCCTCATTCCTCTCTCCTCGCCCCTCCCTGCCTGCTCCGCTGCCGCCGTGCTCCAAAAAAGTCCAGAGACAAATGCATATCAGTATCTGTTTCCATGGATACCGGGGGGCTGCTGCAAAGACTGCTGCAAAGCCTTTTCAGTCACGCCATTGTGCTTGGAGACAATGGTTCTCAGACCCACGCCCCCCTGGTCCTCTCCCACTACACACCGATCCACTCTAGGGTCACTCAGCTGACAGATGCTCATTGACGCATGCACttatacacaaaacacactctGTCTTCACTGGTTGGGGTTATTAGGATTTACTGTAGTGTGGGTTAAAAAAACCATctaaatctaaaaaataaaaataaacatctaaatCTGTTTTTGGAGGATAATAAGTCAGAAGTGCTGATGTCGTGaagaaattatattattattagattatACTGTGAGGGGCAGTTCATTGTGTGCTTTAACAACTGAAGGATTTATATTGTCCTCAGCAGTCAACTGCAAATAACCATAAAAATATGCATTAATGGCAACTGAGGCTTCTACTTTTATGCTTAGAGCAGGAGCTGCGTTGATCAGTAGATTACAGTCCCTTCAGTATTTATGGGTTTAACAAATCAATATCTTTTGCTTCAACGTCTCTTAATGCCTTGGTTTAATGATCATTTCGTTTAATTTAAGGTCCGCTCATTTCAGTTGAACTAAGTTCATTTTAGTCTTTAATggtaattgattaaaaaaaaacacattgacacACTAAAAGAAGTGTAAACAATACAACACAATAAAAATCGCAGAATTACATCCTACAATTGTAGTGACTTGAAAgcagttgtttgcatttcttctaGGCTGCTCTAGCTGGCGGTACAACCATGGTGATCGCACACATTCTGCCAGAGAAGAATGAGTCTTTGCTGGAAGCCTACGAGACGTGCCGCAGCTCGGCGGACTCCAAAGCCTGCTGTGACTACGCTCTGCACGTGGGAGTTACTTGGTGGGGACCCAAGGTACTCACAACactgttcctccctctccacATGATCTTTTTCTTTCCAGAATAATTTGTTTTtatggcaaaaaaacaacaacatttagTCTTAAACTGTTAGCTATGAGCAGCCTATAATGTTTCTTACTTCTGTTGTCTGTTAGTGACTTCCTACAATTTCCAGAATGCTTTTCGACAGCCTCCACAGACTAGTCTCTTACATGTTTCTTTCAGCTCCTTATGTGTAGGTGAAGACATGGAGATGAGTGAGAACAATACCTAaaccagagtgtttttttatgCCAGGACAAAGTAAAAGTTTTGTCATACTTGCTACTGTGTTGCATTCTGGTTAATTGAGGCTAGTAGAGACGCTGATGATGAATTTCTGACTGTATCGTTTTTAAACACTGGTTCAAAATGGTGACATAAGAAAGAAGCTCTTGCtgtttggttaaaagaaaaactggtgtttgcaatatatattttaatctcTACTTATCCACAAGAATAAACTGAATTTACCACCAAATGACAACAAGGacacaaagtaaaagtacaccaATGGCTGAGAACTGGATTCTTCTCTGTACAAGAAAACTTGGTTCAGGTTGAGAGATGCTAGAGCTCATTTACACTTTCCCTTCCTGCAGGTGCGAGCTGAGATGGAGAAGCTGGTGAGGGAGCACGGAGTGAATTCCTTTCAGATGTTCATGGCCTATAAGGACATGTTCATGCTGAGGGACAGCGAGCTCTTCCAGGCTCTGCAGCACTGTAAGGACATTGGAGCTATAGCACGAGTCCATGCTGAAAATGGGGAACTGGTGGCAGAGGTGAGGGGGAATCATTTCAATACATTCTCATTCTGTCCATTCGCTCTATTGTAGTATACACACATTAAATGGACATAAATGCTTGTGTTAATGTACCTATTTGTTGTTTACATTATTCATGACTTCCTCTTGCATCTTCCCAGGGTGCAAAAGAAGCATTGGACCTGGGCATTAGTGGCCCAGAGGGGATTGAAATCAGCAGGCCTGAAGAGGTATTACAGTCAGGATTATCCCGGTTTCCCCTCAATTACTGTCACTCAAGctaaaataaacttttattATATTCAGACCCTTGTCaagaatatttatatttttacgGTAATGAAATGAATAAAGTCTCTACCTTTGTATCTCCCCGTGATTCCTCACAGTCTTGTTTCTTTACAGTTGGAAGCAGAGGCGACTCACAGGGCAATCACCATCGCCAACAGGGTGAGTGAGATCTCTCCCACACAAAAAGAGAAATACATATTGGTGAAAAGAAAAGATCAGTTTTTCTATAGAACATTctgtactttgtttttttttcttctgttagGCCCACTGCCCGATCTATCTCGTCAATGTGTCCAGTATGCCTGCAGGAGATGTAGTGGCTGCAGCCAAGATGCAGGGTAAGGGTTCATTTCTGATACAATTATCATGATCACGTTTGGAATTTTTCCAAAGCAAGCACTGTGCCTACATACAGAAAAtatggttacactttacttgaaggtatctacataagagtgacatgacactgtcatgaatgggtcataaacattataaacaagtcataaacatttatgacataacgcttcttttagtaagtaaGTCAtccggtttttgtcatgacaagttctggttggggttagggttcatgtgtcatgactgtgtcatgtgttcatgacagtgtcatgtcactcttctgTAGATAccctcaagtaaagtgttacagaaaatatttactaCTGGAGATTTACTTTTGaaattgtaattttctaaattataCAATCTGAATTAAATGTAATCACCGGGAGAGGTTTATGGTCAGTGTAActcttatcagttcaattttctaagcacaaacagacatttggaaaaacagaaaaatgggttccaatatccaattttttatttttttccaccttgacaaattaaaaaattggatctttaaactgtttttccaattttctgtttttattcagaggatcagaaatttagaaaataacaaaattgcgtctgggctccaattattcaatactgcaatggtattctctccctcgttccgcctagctatgcccccccccccaataattggagcccagatacaattttgtaattttctcaatttctgatcctctgaataaaaaacagaaaattggaaaaacaggttaatgatccaattttttaatttgtcaaggtgtaaaaaaaatgaaaaattggatatttgaacccatttttctgtttttccaaatgtccgtttattgaactgataagcgttacactgaccgtTTATGATGGTAATTCTGATTTGGTTCTTTATAACCCATGAAATCTAAATGAACTGGGACCCAGTACTCTTGCTGTGGGGAGTGTGGAGCAGCACTGGTGGAACACATATTTTGGAATTGCAAAAATAAGCAGCCTTTTGGGGAGATTATTTTTTACTATCAATATTGaatttctctctctgtattttggTGATACGTCTAAAGGTTTGCGTAAAGGTTAGATCTATCTCCTGGCGATCTGCAAGTAAAACCACTGTCACCATATGCTAGCTTTAGAGAAACCTCCTTAGCATGGACCTTTTCATAGACACCGTCAAATACTGTGGAAGAAAAGTTCCCTCAGGTCCAATTCAGTGGCTGGTTAAGAGGAGTTTCGCACAGTGGAAACAGAAGTTCACAAAAAGCTGTAGAATTCTCTCTGACCAGAAGGGCTTTCTGGCCAGGGTTTTATATAAGGTTACAGGAAACAACAGAATAAACAAAAAGATAAGAAGACATTCAACTCACAAGTCTGTCTGGGTAGATTTGCATAGACTCAATACTGTCTGCTTCAACTAATCTAATCTTTGTTGGAGCCGACCTGGCCTCTAAACAAAAGGTCTCAGTAATCATAAATGCTTCCTCTTAACACTAAGCTCGAAAAGGCAGATAGACGTGATTAAATTCAGGATACCTTAAAGGTTGTTGATTAGGTAAAATAGTTTCAGCACAGTCAAAATGTCATACAGAACAGTCGCAACTTGATCAATGAACAGATAAGAGAATATTAGGATAAGATTAGACCAAAACTCTTATTCCTTTTCTTCTACACTACTCACTGACACTGAGTATTTGCTGAGTATCCCACACACAATCTTTTTTACATTCCTCTTTATTTCTCCTTTTTGTGTTCAATATTAAAGGACAATGGTTCCTAAAATCCTGTGTAATGAACTCCCATCCCATCAACTTTCATAATGGTCCTcttatttttaatgttaaaagccaaatgttataaaaagtcaaCTTTTGAAATAGTAATCTGgacaaaaaagattttttttaaagtcactaGTTTGTTTAAGAGTGAAACAAGTCATGGTTTACTTGCTTAATCTTTTAATCTCTTGCTTGCTTAATCTCTGCCGCTTTTCACTATCATTGGATCCAGTGTGCATTTATACTGTACTGTGTAACCATAGGTAAGGTGGTCCACGGTGAAACAACCACAGCCCACGCTGTGCTGAACGGTATGCAGTACTATCACCAGGACTGGGCCCATGCTGCTGCCCACGTTACCGTGCCTCCTCTCCGCCTGGACCCCAATACTCCCAGTTTCCTAATGAGCCTGCTGGGAAAGTGAGGAAAACACTATAAAATCTCACATTTAATGTAATATGATGTCAGGGTTTCCGGTTTCTTCCACCGCTGCAGTAATAAATGTGacttccatctctctctctgtttggcTGCAGTGACACTCTGAATGTTGTGGGGTCCGACCACCGTCCATTCACCATCAAACAGAGAGCCATGGGCAAGGATGATTTCACAAAGATCCCCCACGGGCTTCCTGGTATTCAGGATCGCATGAGCGTCATCTGGGAGAAAGGAGTGGTATGTGTAGCTCTTTTGTTCCTGTCTGGCTGCCATAAGACTTAACACAGATAGGTcgtctgttttgttttggtgGTTATcgattcaaactttaaaaacaacatCAAACACAGCGAGTAAAGGCACAAAAAACATCTGCTTCGGCTTTTGGTGCAACAGTTGATCCAGTCCAGATGTCGTGTGTGATTTTAAGTTCATTCTTAAGGTTACAAACGTATTTTGAGGCACGTCTTTGTTATCATTCACAGATTGGGGGAAAGATGGATGAGAATCGCTTTGTTGCAGTCACGAGCTCAAACGCGGCCAAGATCTACAACCTCTACCCGAGGAAAGGAAGGATCATCCCAGGAGCAGATGCTGATGTGGTGGTTTGGGACCCCGAGGGATCAAAGTATGAAACtcaatccatccattcatcGACCACCTTGCCTCGCTGCAGCTTTTATCTTGAATCCCTCAAGCTGATTAGCTGTTTGTCTGATTTAACTGggtcatctttttttcttttccatctctgtctgcagGACCATTTCTGTGGATAACCAGGTCCAGGGAGGAGATGTAAACCTGTATGAAGGTCTCCGCTGTCATGGTGTACCCCTGGTCACCATCAGCCGTGGCCGTCTGGTCTATGAAAATGGCATATTCACGTGTGCTGAGGGCTCTGGGAAGTTTTGCCCCCTGAGGACCTTCCCAGATTACCTCTACAAGAAGATGGTTCAGAGGGAAAAGGTACCAGACAGaactttctttccttccttccttcaccCCTtccttatttctttctttcatttttcccttcttctttgctttctttctttccttattTCCTTCTTGTGATTCCTTCTTAAGTGTCCCTCTTTTGTTTCCTTGTTTCATTCTCTTGTTTCCTTCCTTTTATTcccttcttttgtttccttggttccttctttgttttttttccattcctTTCTTACTTCATTCCCCTCTGgccttctctctttccttccttcttttcttACTTCCTTCTTTTGATTCCTTCTCAATTGTCAGTAGAATAATTTAACTTTGATGAGCCTGATCTGCGAAAGATCAGGAAAGAATTACGCAATGCACACTAAAGGACAATAAGGATGCGTGTGGGTCCACATGTGC includes:
- the dpysl5a gene encoding dihydropyrimidinase-related protein 5a isoform X2 gives rise to the protein MSSSSAMVRILIKGGKVVNDDCTQEADVYIENGIIQQVGKELMIPGGAKVIDASGKLVLPGGIDTSVHLEESFMNATTADDFYSGTKAALAGGTTMVIAHILPEKNESLLEAYETCRSSADSKACCDYALHVGVTWWGPKVRAEMEKLVREHGVNSFQMFMAYKDMFMLRDSELFQALQHCKDIGAIARVHAENGELVAEGAKEALDLGISGPEGIEISRPEELEAEATHRAITIANRAHCPIYLVNVSSMPAGDVVAAAKMQGKVVHGETTTAHAVLNGMQYYHQDWAHAAAHVTVPPLRLDPNTPSFLMSLLGNDTLNVVGSDHRPFTIKQRAMGKDDFTKIPHGLPGIQDRMSVIWEKGVIGGKMDENRFVAVTSSNAAKIYNLYPRKGRIIPGADADVVVWDPEGSKTISVDNQVQGGDVNLYEGLRCHGVPLVTISRGRLVYENGIFTCAEGSGKFCPLRTFPDYLYKKMVQREKCQAVKAVEREPYTGDVVPVLNSGKRDFGVSDLDTPTRPCTRHGGVRDLQESSFSLSGAQIDDKIPKRSSARILAPPGGRSSGIW
- the dpysl5a gene encoding dihydropyrimidinase-related protein 5a isoform X1; this translates as MRAIAMSSSSAMVRILIKGGKVVNDDCTQEADVYIENGIIQQVGKELMIPGGAKVIDASGKLVLPGGIDTSVHLEESFMNATTADDFYSGTKAALAGGTTMVIAHILPEKNESLLEAYETCRSSADSKACCDYALHVGVTWWGPKVRAEMEKLVREHGVNSFQMFMAYKDMFMLRDSELFQALQHCKDIGAIARVHAENGELVAEGAKEALDLGISGPEGIEISRPEELEAEATHRAITIANRAHCPIYLVNVSSMPAGDVVAAAKMQGKVVHGETTTAHAVLNGMQYYHQDWAHAAAHVTVPPLRLDPNTPSFLMSLLGNDTLNVVGSDHRPFTIKQRAMGKDDFTKIPHGLPGIQDRMSVIWEKGVIGGKMDENRFVAVTSSNAAKIYNLYPRKGRIIPGADADVVVWDPEGSKTISVDNQVQGGDVNLYEGLRCHGVPLVTISRGRLVYENGIFTCAEGSGKFCPLRTFPDYLYKKMVQREKCQAVKAVEREPYTGDVVPVLNSGKRDFGVSDLDTPTRPCTRHGGVRDLQESSFSLSGAQIDDKIPKRSSARILAPPGGRSSGIW